One Manihot esculenta cultivar AM560-2 chromosome 18, M.esculenta_v8, whole genome shotgun sequence genomic window carries:
- the LOC110606480 gene encoding probable terpene synthase 6, with product MKDVLVQPAKELIQKIEFINLLCRFGVSYHFDNEIEEQLNHIFILLPKLLDNNNHDFYSITLLFRVMRQYGYKISPDVFNKFKDKDGGFKKTITSDVKGLLSLYEATFLSIHGEDILDEALAFTRQQLEILIPQLSPRVANHVRKALRQPNHHDIDRRQAREYICFYEGEESRDESLLKFAKLDFIRLQLLYKQELASLSRWWKDLNLVEKLPYIRDRIAESYMWAVGIHFEPQYALSRLMLAKYIQLLTLIDDTYDAYGTIDELQTFTAAIERWNIGEINKLPDYMKVLYIFILKFFDEIENNGEIENFGYRTSYAKEKLKEIVKGYFVEAQWFNDGYIPPFDEFMHNGLYTSGHGAIPAISFIRLENIVGNKEYEWVESNPKIIKSVKLLSRLINDITKRKDEEKKGDGPSGVDCYVNEYSVSQEKATEEIKKMCENAWKNMNEEYMEASGVSRALLKYYLSLGRTLEFIYDKHIDYFIDASSMKQYITSLVLEQLALD from the exons ATGAAGGATGTGTTAGTTCAACCTGCAAAAGAGTTAATACAAAAAATTGAGTTCATCAACTTATTATGCCGTTTTGGTGTGTCGTATCATTTTGATAATGAGATTGAAGAACAACTTAATCATATTTTCATCTTACTTCCTAAGCTCCTTGATAACAATAACCATGATTTCTACAGTATAACACTTCTATTTCGAGTTATGAGGCAATATGGATACAAAATATCTCCCG ATGTGTTTAACAAATTCAAGGACAAAGATGGAGGGTTCAAGAAAACTATCACCAGTGATGTGAAAGGCCTTCTTAGCTTATACGAAGCAACATTTCTAAGTATACATGGAGAAGACATTTTAGATGAAGCTCTTGCCTTTACAAGGCAACAATTGGAAATCTTAATTCCACAATTAAGCCCTCGTGTTGCAAATCATGTAAGAAAAGCTTTGCGGCAGCCAAACCACCATGACATAGATAGAAGACAGGCGAGGGAATACATATGCTTTTATGAAGGAGAAGAGTCACGAGATGAATCTCTTCTCAAATTTGCAAAGCTGGATTTTATTCGACTGCAACTATTATATAAACAAGAGTTAGCATCACTCTCAAG GTGGTGGAAAGATTTAAATCTTGTAGAAAAGCTTCCATACATAAGAGATAGAATTGCAGAGAGCTATATGTGGGCAGTCGGAATTCATTTCGAGCCTCAGTATGCTCTTTCACGGTTGATGTTGGCTAAGTATATACAGTTGTTAACATTGATAGATGATACATACGATGCATATGGAACAATTGATGAACTTCAAACTTTTACTGCTGCAATTGAAAG GTGGAATATTGGTGAAATTAATAAGCTGCCAGATTATATGAAAGTTCTTTACATATTTATCTTGAAATTTTTTGATGAAATAGAGAACAATGGCGAAATAGAGAATTTTGGCTATCGAACCTCTTACGCCAAAGAGAAG ttgaAAGAGATAGTGAAGGGATACTTTGTTGAGGCACAATGGTTCAATGATGGTTATATACCACCTTTCGACGAGTTCATGCACAATGGACTATACACTAGCGGCCATGGTGCAATTCCAGCAATATCCTTCATCAGACTGGAAAATATTGTAGGAAATAAGGAATATGAATGGGTAGAAAGCAATCCAAAAATTATCAAGTCCGTCAAGTTACTTTCCCGTCTAATAAATGACATAACAAAACGAAag gaTGAAGAAAAGAAGGGCGATGGTCCATCAGGTGTGGATTGCTATGTGAATGAATACAGTGTGTCGCAAGAAAAGGCAACAGAAGAAATTAAGAAAATGTGTGAAAATGCATGGAAGAACATGAATGAGGAGTATATGGAGGCAAGTGGTGTGTCGAGAGCTCTACTCAAGTATTACCTCAGCTTAGGACGTACGTTAGAGTTTATTTACGATAAGCACATCGATTACTTCATTGATGCATCAAGCATGAAGCAGTATATTACATCATTAGTGCTCGAGCAATTGGCTTTGGATTAA
- the LOC110606196 gene encoding uncharacterized protein LOC110606196, giving the protein MVIALKAKDKLGFINGKCKMPDQDDINYEEWQKADNMVMSWILNALSKELAETFLYAINAYELWEELKERFWDSNGPLMYQLMKEISNANQENNNLMTYNMKLKKLCDEYACLEPIPVCDYGTAKLFTDIEGKHKLMQFLMGLNESYDHVRNHILIMEPLPSVNKAYSMILRIEKQKEAQSEEAGNSAMTTKTSEINRGRT; this is encoded by the coding sequence ATGGTCATTGCGTTGAAAGCAAAAGATAAGTTAGGATTCATAAACGGCAAATGCAAAATGCCAGATCAAGATGATATAAACTACGAGGAATGGCAGAAGGCAGATAACATGGTAATGTCCTGGATCTTGAATGCTCTATCAAAAGAATTGGCTGAAACTTTTCTCTATGCTATAAATGCCTATGAATTATGGGAAGAATTAAAAGAAAGATTTTGGGACAGTAATGGCCCCCTGATGTACCAATTAATGAAGGAAATCAGTAATGCTAATCAAGAAAACAATAATCTTATGACGTATaacatgaaattaaaaaaattatgcgatgaatatgcatgtttagaaccAATTCCAGTATGTGATTATGGCACAGCAAAATTATTCACTGATATAGAGGGCAAACACAAATTAATGCAATTCTTGATGGGTCTAAACGAGTCTTATGACCATGTAAGGAATCATATTCTTATCATGGAGCCACTGCCTAGTGTAAATAAAGCATATTCCATGATCCTGAGGATTGAAAAGCAGAAGGAAGCACAGAGTGAGGAAGCTGGGAACAGTGCAATGACGACAAAAACTTCAGAGATTAACAGAGGCAGAACATAG